In one window of Streptomyces roseofulvus DNA:
- a CDS encoding cupredoxin domain-containing protein has product MLVRLRSRTPHMVLTIAVLCMLIVLVGCSSSGAPAPTSPSPSAPSSASVSEERIVIKDFRFEPVDLAVAPGARVSVVNEDSAPHTVTAKAADAFGTGTVKGGGTATFTAPPAAGTYRYVCSIHPSMTGTLTVR; this is encoded by the coding sequence ATGCTTGTTCGTCTCCGCTCCCGCACACCACACATGGTCCTGACGATCGCGGTGCTGTGCATGCTCATCGTCCTCGTCGGCTGCTCCTCCTCCGGAGCGCCCGCGCCCACCTCCCCGTCGCCCTCGGCACCGTCCTCCGCATCGGTCAGCGAAGAGCGCATCGTCATCAAGGACTTCCGCTTCGAGCCGGTCGACCTGGCTGTCGCACCCGGAGCCAGGGTGTCCGTGGTGAACGAGGACTCCGCTCCCCACACCGTGACGGCCAAGGCCGCCGATGCCTTCGGTACCGGCACCGTCAAAGGCGGCGGGACAGCCACGTTCACCGCACCGCCCGCTGCCGGCACGTACCGCTACGTCTGCAGCATCCATCCGTCCATGACCGGCACCCTCACCGTCCGCTGA
- a CDS encoding alpha/beta fold hydrolase, with protein MSGSDRSSAFPALHLPEPRFLPATSAVLLLHGGRADSLAPPSALNLPDLRMRAFARVLGQDPRHADVLIGYVRYRMRGWNGERADPVHDTRRALAELADVVGPLPVVLLGHSMGARAALRAADDPHVRGVVALAPWCPPGEPATHLAHRTVIALHDPADRITSATDTWAYLHRAEVAGARVRGIRMPAGRHAMIRRSGLWHSLAARSTAEALGLDSPPCTSTPETMWGAGPLDGAMFIPSVGERHPIRLRRSH; from the coding sequence ATGAGCGGATCCGATCGGAGCAGCGCCTTCCCCGCTCTCCACCTGCCCGAGCCCAGGTTTCTGCCTGCGACAAGTGCGGTACTGCTGCTGCACGGCGGACGTGCCGACTCCCTCGCACCCCCGTCTGCCCTCAACCTGCCCGACCTGCGGATGAGAGCTTTCGCCCGGGTACTCGGCCAGGACCCCCGCCACGCCGACGTCCTCATCGGGTACGTCCGCTACCGGATGCGCGGCTGGAACGGAGAGCGCGCCGACCCCGTCCACGACACGCGCCGGGCCCTGGCCGAACTCGCCGACGTGGTCGGCCCTCTGCCCGTGGTGCTGCTCGGGCACTCGATGGGCGCCCGGGCCGCGCTGCGCGCCGCCGACGATCCGCACGTCCGTGGCGTCGTGGCACTCGCTCCCTGGTGCCCTCCCGGTGAGCCGGCCACCCACCTGGCGCACCGCACCGTGATCGCCCTCCATGATCCGGCCGACCGGATCACCTCGGCCACCGACACGTGGGCCTACCTCCATCGCGCCGAAGTGGCCGGGGCCCGCGTCCGAGGCATCCGCATGCCCGCCGGCCGACACGCCATGATCCGCCGATCGGGTCTGTGGCACAGTCTTGCCGCCCGCAGCACGGCCGAAGCCCTCGGTCTGGATTCCCCGCCCTGTACCTCCACCCCGGAGACAATGTGGGGGGCAGGACCGCTGGACGGCGCCATGTTCATCCCGTCCGTCGGTGAACGTCACCCGATCCGCCTGCGCCGCAGCCACTGA
- a CDS encoding DUF1295 domain-containing protein, whose translation MTGTDWGALGVNLAAAAATTGAVLLTTFAVGVRRDLHRIVDIAWGLAFAAVAAVTWLLSAGHGDDGRRLLVAAATLLWGLRLSAHIAHRSHGHGEDPRYTALLDKAPGNRTLYALRTVYLGQAALVWLISLPVQAASYSSAPLDALSYCGLALWATGLAFETVGDHQLARFKADAANRGRIMDQGLWAWTRHPNYFGDSLVWWGLYLLACTGWQPALAVLLSPVLMTLLLTVGSGKRLLEKHMAHRPGYTAYAARTSGFLPLPPRKAVPGKPERMT comes from the coding sequence GTGACCGGCACCGACTGGGGCGCCCTCGGCGTCAACCTCGCCGCCGCCGCGGCGACGACCGGGGCGGTGCTCCTCACCACCTTCGCCGTCGGCGTACGCCGCGATCTGCACCGTATCGTCGACATCGCCTGGGGCCTCGCCTTCGCCGCCGTCGCCGCCGTCACCTGGCTGCTCTCCGCCGGCCACGGCGACGACGGCCGCCGCCTGCTCGTCGCCGCCGCGACCCTCCTGTGGGGGCTGCGGCTGTCCGCCCACATCGCCCACCGCTCCCACGGCCACGGCGAGGACCCCCGCTACACCGCCCTCCTCGACAAGGCCCCCGGAAACCGGACCCTCTACGCACTGCGCACCGTCTACCTCGGCCAGGCGGCCCTCGTCTGGCTGATCTCCCTCCCCGTCCAGGCCGCCTCCTACAGCTCCGCGCCCCTGGACGCCCTGTCCTACTGCGGTCTCGCGCTGTGGGCGACCGGACTCGCCTTCGAGACCGTCGGCGACCATCAACTGGCCCGCTTCAAGGCGGACGCCGCCAACCGGGGACGGATCATGGACCAGGGCCTGTGGGCCTGGACCCGGCACCCCAACTACTTCGGCGACAGCCTCGTCTGGTGGGGCCTGTACCTGCTCGCCTGCACCGGCTGGCAGCCGGCCCTCGCCGTCCTCCTCTCCCCGGTCCTCATGACCCTGCTCCTCACCGTCGGCAGCGGCAAGCGCCTCCTGGAGAAGCACATGGCCCACCGCCCCGGCTACACCGCCTACGCCGCCCGCACCAGCGGCTTCCTCCCGCTGCCACCCCGCAAAGCCGTTCCCGGAAAGCCGGAGCGTATGACATGA
- a CDS encoding cyclopropane-fatty-acyl-phospholipid synthase family protein, with translation MKSAADRLAHLLGHFLPGPLPVRVRAWDGSEAGPADAPLVILRSPGALRRLVWQPGELGLAEAYVTGDLDVEGDLADALSHAGRSVRDRPTARPGAAGMAVATALAVRLGVVGPPPKRPDGRARLTGGLHSVARDRAGISHHYDLSNDFYALLLDETMAYSCAYWTRPDDPAYTLADAQRDKLELICRKLDLGPGDRLLDVGCGWGSLTVHAARARKARVTAVTLSRAQHEFVTARAAREGVADLVDVQLRHWRDIDGGGYDAAAAVEMGEHVGDAEYPAFAAKLHDVLRPGGRLLVQQMSRGSHAPGGGAFIETYIAPDMHMRPVGRTVDLLETTGLEARSVEALREHYTTTIDAWRATLEARWSDVEDLVGTTTARVWRLYLAGASLAFAERRMGVDQILAVRPTREGASDMPATPTAWYAEAVPA, from the coding sequence ATGAAGTCCGCCGCCGACCGACTCGCCCACCTCCTCGGCCACTTCCTCCCGGGGCCGCTCCCCGTGCGCGTCCGCGCGTGGGACGGCAGCGAGGCGGGTCCGGCGGACGCGCCCCTGGTGATCCTGCGCTCGCCCGGCGCTCTGCGCCGCCTGGTGTGGCAGCCGGGCGAGCTCGGCCTCGCGGAGGCGTACGTCACCGGGGACCTGGACGTCGAGGGCGACCTCGCCGACGCCCTCTCCCACGCCGGCCGGAGCGTCCGCGACCGGCCGACGGCCCGCCCTGGTGCCGCAGGCATGGCCGTGGCCACCGCCCTGGCGGTGCGCCTGGGTGTCGTCGGTCCGCCTCCGAAGCGCCCCGACGGGCGGGCCCGCCTGACCGGCGGCCTGCACAGCGTCGCGCGGGACCGCGCGGGCATCAGCCACCACTACGACCTCTCCAACGACTTCTACGCGCTCCTCCTCGACGAGACCATGGCGTACTCCTGCGCCTACTGGACCCGGCCCGACGACCCGGCCTACACCCTGGCCGACGCGCAGCGCGACAAGCTCGAACTGATCTGCCGCAAACTCGACCTAGGCCCCGGGGACCGGCTGCTCGACGTCGGCTGCGGCTGGGGCTCCCTCACCGTCCACGCGGCGCGCGCGCGCAAAGCCCGCGTCACCGCGGTCACCCTGTCCCGCGCCCAGCACGAGTTCGTCACCGCGCGGGCCGCACGCGAGGGGGTGGCCGATCTCGTGGACGTCCAGCTGCGGCACTGGCGGGACATCGACGGCGGCGGCTACGACGCCGCGGCGGCCGTCGAGATGGGCGAGCACGTCGGCGACGCCGAGTACCCCGCCTTCGCCGCCAAGCTCCACGACGTGCTGCGTCCCGGGGGCCGGCTCCTGGTCCAGCAGATGTCCCGGGGTTCCCACGCGCCCGGCGGAGGCGCCTTCATCGAGACGTACATCGCCCCCGACATGCACATGCGCCCCGTCGGCCGCACCGTGGACCTCCTGGAGACCACCGGCCTGGAGGCCCGCTCCGTGGAAGCACTCCGCGAGCACTACACGACCACCATCGACGCCTGGCGCGCCACCCTCGAAGCGCGCTGGAGCGACGTCGAGGACCTCGTCGGAACGACCACCGCCCGCGTCTGGCGCCTCTATCTGGCCGGAGCGTCGCTCGCCTTCGCCGAACGCCGCATGGGCGTCGACCAGATCCTCGCCGTACGGCCCACCCGCGAAGGAGCCTCGGACATGCCGGCCACCCCCACCGCCTGGTACGCCGAGGCGGTCCCGGCGTGA
- a CDS encoding cyclopropane-fatty-acyl-phospholipid synthase family protein: MTRPALTSESRSRLAGRTCDVPEQTPPGGPATAAPLSRADVDADHWPDVARIPPAGPARTAVARYLVSRALDKLSLTGPPAGTRPSAVGPQLTLHDSDAFFRRVGRHGLIGFGESYMAGEWDSDDLAGVLTVLAGHVDELVPAPLRRLRGLWVSARPAGDRNTRDGARTNIQRHYDLSNDLFAAFLDPTLTYSSAIFRAFPARFDSLASAQHRKIDRLLDLAGAGEGTRLLEIGTGWGELALRAAARGARVTTLTLSEEQAALARERIAAAGLADRVDVQLRDYRDIEGRYDAVVSVEMIEAVGADYWPAYFTALRRALAPGGRIALQAITMGHRQMLHTAATHTFISKYVFPGGLIPSREAIAAHSAAAGLRTAADDGFGEHYAETLRLWRERFTAHRPVVTGLGFDPVFQRMWEFYLAYSEAGFRSRYLDVRQLLLTEGTHR, encoded by the coding sequence TGCGACGTCCCCGAGCAGACGCCGCCGGGCGGCCCCGCGACCGCCGCGCCCCTCAGCCGTGCGGACGTCGACGCCGACCACTGGCCGGACGTGGCCCGGATCCCCCCGGCCGGCCCCGCCCGGACCGCCGTCGCCCGGTACCTGGTGAGCCGGGCCCTGGACAAGTTGTCCCTGACCGGTCCTCCGGCCGGTACACGTCCTTCGGCGGTGGGCCCGCAGCTGACGCTCCACGACTCCGATGCCTTTTTCCGGCGCGTCGGCCGGCACGGGCTGATCGGCTTCGGCGAGTCCTACATGGCCGGCGAATGGGACAGCGACGACCTGGCCGGCGTCCTGACCGTCCTCGCCGGCCACGTCGACGAGCTGGTCCCCGCCCCGCTGCGGCGGCTCCGCGGCCTCTGGGTGTCCGCCCGCCCGGCCGGCGACCGGAACACCCGCGACGGGGCCCGTACCAACATCCAGCGCCACTACGACCTGTCCAACGACCTGTTCGCCGCGTTCCTCGACCCCACCCTCACCTACTCCTCCGCGATCTTCCGTGCCTTCCCCGCCCGCTTCGACTCCCTCGCCTCCGCCCAGCACCGCAAGATCGACCGGCTCCTGGACCTCGCCGGCGCCGGCGAGGGCACCCGACTCCTCGAGATCGGCACCGGCTGGGGCGAACTCGCCCTGCGGGCCGCCGCCCGCGGCGCCCGGGTCACCACCCTGACCCTCTCCGAGGAGCAGGCGGCCCTGGCCCGCGAGCGGATAGCGGCGGCCGGGCTCGCCGACCGGGTGGACGTCCAGCTGCGCGACTACCGCGACATCGAGGGCCGGTACGACGCCGTCGTCAGCGTCGAGATGATCGAGGCGGTCGGCGCCGACTACTGGCCCGCCTACTTCACCGCCCTGCGGCGCGCGCTCGCCCCCGGCGGCAGGATCGCCCTGCAGGCCATCACCATGGGCCACCGCCAGATGCTCCACACCGCCGCCACCCACACCTTCATCAGCAAGTACGTCTTCCCCGGCGGCCTGATCCCGTCCCGCGAGGCCATCGCCGCGCACTCCGCCGCCGCCGGTCTGCGCACGGCCGCCGACGACGGCTTCGGCGAGCACTACGCCGAGACGCTGCGGCTGTGGCGCGAACGGTTCACCGCCCACCGCCCGGTCGTCACCGGCCTCGGCTTCGACCCGGTCTTCCAGCGCATGTGGGAGTTCTACCTCGCCTACTCGGAAGCCGGATTCCGCTCCCGCTACCTCGACGTCCGCCAGCTCCTCCTCACCGAAGGAACCCACCGATGA